A region of the Variovorax sp. 54 genome:
CCGCTGCGGCACCCGCACCCGCCGCCACGCCTGCGGCTGCGTCCACGCCCGCCGCTGCGGCGACACCGGCCCCGACCGCGGGTGCCGCGACCAAGGCGCCCGGCGCGCCTGATCCCGCGAAGATGGCAGCCGCACCCGGTGGTGGCGCCGGCAAGGTCTGGGCCAACGACCAGACCAAGGTCTACCACTGCATGGGCGACCGCTACTACGGCAAGACCAAGAAGGGCGAGTACCTGACGGAGGCCGATGCCAAGGCCAAGGGCATGCACGCCTCGCACAACAAGACCTGCGCGTAAGGCACGCCCGTTCCGCCCGGAGTCCGGCGACGGGCTACCGGGGCTGCAACTCGACCTCGCGCGTCCAGCGGTCGATGAGCCGCTTGCGCTCGGCCGCCTTGCCGTACTTCTCGAAGTCGTACTTGATGAGCTTCACGCTCTCCATCGACGGAATGCGCGCATCGGGCTTGAAGGTCTTGTTGGCCGGCGACTGCAGGCTGCCGGCCTTGGCGCCGATGGACTGGCCCGCGGGGCTCATGAGCCAGTCGTAGTAGCGCTTGGCGTTCTCCTTGTTGCGCGCGCCTTTCACGAGCGCGATGCCGCCGATCTCGAAGCCCGTGCCTTCGCAGGGCGCGGCGGTCTTCACCGGAAATTTGTCGTGCCGCCAGCGCTCGAAGCCGAAGATGAAGCTCACGCCGATCGCCACCTCGCCCTTGGCCACGTTGGGCGCCTGCGCCTGGCCGCTGCGCGTGTAGCTGGTGACGTTCCTGTGCAGCTTCTTCAGGTAGTCGAACGCGGGTTCCTCGCCCATCTGCTGCACCAGGCCCGCGATGACGGTGTAGGCCGTGCCGCTGGTGGCGGGGTGCGAGATTTCGATCTCGCCCTTGTACTCGGGCTTGATGAGGTCGGCCCAGCACTTGGGCTCGGCGAGCTTCTTTTTCTTCAGCAGGTCGGTGTTGAAGCCGAAGCCCATGGCGCTCGTGTAGAAGCCGCCCACCATGTTCTGCGACATGGCGTACTGGCGCACCGACCAGTCGTGCAGGTCGTTGATGTAGGCCGGGCGGTAGGGCTCGAGCAGGCCCTGCTCGGCGGCCTGCAGGAACGGGTCGCCGGTGCCGCCCCACCAGAGGTCGGTCTTGGGGTTGGCGGCTTCGGCGCGCAGCTGCGCACCGATTTCGCCGGTGCCCTTGTGGGCCTGCTGCACCTTGATGCCGGTCTCGCGCGTGAAGGCCGTGGCGGCCGCCTCGCACCAGCCCACGTCGGTGCTGCACAGCGCGTTGACGGTGCCCTGCGCGGCGGCCAGCGGCGCCCCGAGCAGGAGCACCGCGCCCAGGCAGGCGGTGGCCAGGGCACTCACGGTGTGTGGCGGGGCGAATGAAGGCATGCGCAGGTCTCCTCGTTGTTTGAAAGCGCAGGATAGCGCCCGTCTGCGTGGATGGGCTCAGCGTGTCGCCAGCAGCGGCGGCAGATGCGCCACCAGCCAGTCGATCACCACGCGCGTCTTCAGCGGCAGGTAGCGGCTCGGCGTGCGGATCACGTGCAGCGGAAAGCCGAACGGCACCGGCTCGTCGAACACGCGCACCAGCGTGCCGGCCGCGAGCGCGTCGGCCGCCAGCCAGGCCGGCAGCCGCGCCAGGCCCATGCCGCCGAGGGCGGCCTCGAGCAGCACCTCGGCGCTGTCGCAGCGCAGCCGCGACGGCAGCGCGGTCTCCACCACCGTGCCGCCTTCGTGAAAGCGCCAGGGCGAGACCTGCCCGTCGCGGGCGTAGTACACAGCCTCGTGCGGCGCGACCAGCGCGCGCAGATTGCGCGGATGACCGCGCTCGGCCAGGTACGCGGGCGCGGCGCACAGCAGCATCCACTGCACGCCGACGGGCCGCGCCACGAGGCCGGCGCTGTCGTCGAGCTCGCCGCTGCGAATCGCCAGGTCGAGCCCCTCTTCGACGAGGTCGACGCGCCGGTCGTTGAAGGCCAGCTCCAGCGACAGCTGTGGATGCTGGCGCGCCAGGGCCAGCAGCAGCGGCCCGACCTTGAGCCGCCCCAGCATCGCCGGCATGCTCAGGCGCACGAGGCCGGCGGCCGTGTGGCGCGCGGCGTCGGTGAGCGCCTCGGCCGCGTCCAGCTCGGCCAGCGCGCGGCGGCAGCGCTCGTAGTAGCCGTGGCCTTCCTCGGTGAGGCTCTGGCTGCGCGTGGTGCGCAGGAACAGGCGCGTGTCCAGCCGCGCCTCGAGCCGCGCGATGCTCTTGGCGACGGCCGAACGGGTGACGTGCAGGCGCTGCGCGGCGAGCGCAAAGCTGCCCGCCTCCACCGCCGCGACGAACTCTTCGATGCCTTGCAGGCGTTGGCTCATTGGATACTTTCAAGCACCATTCTTCGGAAAATTATCCACCACCGGATCGTTTTCATCGGCAATAGCATCGAGGCCGATCTTTTCCGATGGAGCCTTTCCGATGCAAGAACCCGACGTGCTGCGCCGCTGGCAGCTTCCCCGACTGGGCCGCGCCCACCTCGAACAAGCCGAAGCGCCGATGCCCTCGCCCGGCGCGGGCCAGATCCTCGTGCGCGTGGGCGCGGTGGCGCTCAACTACCGCGACCTGCTCATGGTGCGCGACGGCATGGGCATGGCGCTCGAGCTGCCCTTCACGCCCGGCTCGGACATGGCGGGCACGGTGGTGGCCGTGGGCCCCGGCGTGCGCCGCTTTGCCGTGGGCGACCGCGTGATCAAC
Encoded here:
- a CDS encoding DUF3761 domain-containing protein; the protein is MTKNFNALFLACAGLAFTALSAQAQVPAEAPAGTTVQCKDGSYASPDTKSGACRGHKGIQTWYGKEAKAAAAPAPAATPAAASTPAAAATPAPTAGAATKAPGAPDPAKMAAAPGGGAGKVWANDQTKVYHCMGDRYYGKTKKGEYLTEADAKAKGMHASHNKTCA
- a CDS encoding ABC transporter substrate-binding protein, giving the protein MPSFAPPHTVSALATACLGAVLLLGAPLAAAQGTVNALCSTDVGWCEAAATAFTRETGIKVQQAHKGTGEIGAQLRAEAANPKTDLWWGGTGDPFLQAAEQGLLEPYRPAYINDLHDWSVRQYAMSQNMVGGFYTSAMGFGFNTDLLKKKKLAEPKCWADLIKPEYKGEIEISHPATSGTAYTVIAGLVQQMGEEPAFDYLKKLHRNVTSYTRSGQAQAPNVAKGEVAIGVSFIFGFERWRHDKFPVKTAAPCEGTGFEIGGIALVKGARNKENAKRYYDWLMSPAGQSIGAKAGSLQSPANKTFKPDARIPSMESVKLIKYDFEKYGKAAERKRLIDRWTREVELQPR
- a CDS encoding LysR substrate-binding domain-containing protein, which gives rise to MSQRLQGIEEFVAAVEAGSFALAAQRLHVTRSAVAKSIARLEARLDTRLFLRTTRSQSLTEEGHGYYERCRRALAELDAAEALTDAARHTAAGLVRLSMPAMLGRLKVGPLLLALARQHPQLSLELAFNDRRVDLVEEGLDLAIRSGELDDSAGLVARPVGVQWMLLCAAPAYLAERGHPRNLRALVAPHEAVYYARDGQVSPWRFHEGGTVVETALPSRLRCDSAEVLLEAALGGMGLARLPAWLAADALAAGTLVRVFDEPVPFGFPLHVIRTPSRYLPLKTRVVIDWLVAHLPPLLATR